In the genome of Carboxydothermus pertinax, the window ACAGAATTAGCAGCCTGAATTAAGTAATAACGCAAATAAGCGTTACCGGTTTTAGTAAGTGGCGTAGTATCAGCTTCAAATTCACCAGACTGATGCTCACGCCAAGTTAAGCCGGCAAATTTAGCTAAAGCTGAATCATTAGGGAAACGGTGGATATCACCAATTTCAGCAATAATACCGGCGCAGATAACTGGACCAAGGCCAGGTA includes:
- a CDS encoding transposase codes for the protein PGLGPVICAGIIAEIGDIHRFPNDSALAKFAGLTWREHQSGEFEADTTPLTKTGNAYLRYYLIQAANSVRQYEPEYREFYSRKFRESKTHYHRRALVLTARKLVRMVDALLRSNQLYLPKGQRRNLA